A genome region from Arachis duranensis cultivar V14167 chromosome 8, aradu.V14167.gnm2.J7QH, whole genome shotgun sequence includes the following:
- the LOC107463093 gene encoding UDP-galactose/UDP-glucose transporter 7: protein MEIRNDAETSSYMSLFAAVSYGIASMAMVFINKAVLMQYAHSMTLLTLQQLATTMLIHFGRSMGYTKARGVDVTTAKRLLPVSIFYNANVAFALASLKGVNIPMYIAIKRLTPLAVLIAGFFYGKGRPTMQVTLSVVMTAAGVLIAALGDFSFDLFGYSMAFISVFFQTMYLVLVERSGAEDGLTSLEIMFYNSFLSLPFLMFLIIATGEFPNSLSILLAKSYSFPFLVILVLSLVMGIVLNYTMFLCTIVNSALTTTIVGVLKGVGSTTLGFVLLGGVQVHALNVTGLVINTAGGVWYSYAKYQQRRSKTVKQITDLEAHRK from the exons ATGGAGATCCGTAACGATGCAGAAACCAGCTCTTACATGAG CTTGTTTGCGGCAGTATCGTATGGAATTGCGTCGATGGCCATGGTTTTTATCAACAAGGCTGTTCTTATGCAGTATGCACACTCAATGACACTCCTCACTTTGCAG CAACTGGCTACCACCATGCTAATACACTTTGGTAGAAGCATGGGGTACACAAAAGCAAGAGGTGTGGATGTGACAACGGCCAAGCGACTGCTACCAGTTTCGATCTTTTATAATGCCAATGTAGCATTTGCTTTGGCAAGTTTGAAAGGAGTCAATATTCCAATGTATATTGCAATCAAGAGGCTTACACCTCTTGCTGTACTTATTGCTGGTTTTTTCTATGGAAAGGGGAGACCTACAATGCAG GTGACCCTTTCAGTGGTAATGACAGCTGCTGGAGTTCTAATTGCTGCCCTTGGGGATTTTTCTTTTGACCTTTTTGGGTATAGCATGGCCTTCATTTCCGTTTTTTTTCAG ACCATGTATCTTGTTCTGGTGGAAAGATCTGGTGCTGAGGATGGACTTACATCACTGGAAATAATGTTCTATAATAGCTTTTTGTCTCTTCCATTTTTGATGTTTCTTATCATAGCCACTGGGGAATTCCCAAATTCTTTATCAATACTACTAGCAAAG AGttattcttttccatttttggTGATACTTGTTCTTTCATTGGTAATGGGCATTGTTCTCAACTACACCATGTTCTTGTGTACTATTGTTAATTCAGCTCTAACGACAACTATTGTTGGAGTCCTCAAAGGGGTCGGTTCCACG ACCCTTGGTTTTGTCTTACTTGGTGGTGTTCAAGTCCATGCTTTGAACGTGACTGGGTTGGTTATCAATACAGCTGGTGGTGTGTGGTATTCATATGCTAAATATCAGCAGAGAAGAAGTAAGACAGTGAAGCAAATAACAGATTTGGAGGCTCATCGTAAATAG